A portion of the Candidatus Binataceae bacterium genome contains these proteins:
- a CDS encoding PAS domain S-box protein: MLSLDQSYLQRLVESSPDIIIAVDRDGTIVFYNDGARKSLRYSSAEIVGQKVTAIYLSLDEARRVMKAMRESRDAGRISSFETVLRSKDGDLIPVAISGSIIYDQSGAETGSIGFARDIRLMRQREQLATAGEIAVSLAHEINNPLESITNNLELLARCVESHLTDAELVVEHERLDSIRSGLRRVQGIVRRLDEMARKGVYETRDYLAGKKMADLAPRNEPEENGNAGAAVAKTANGCDWPLAGMSVLVLDDDLSVVSSLADVLRAERCLVHTATRPSAALGILRNVRVDAVISDVVMPEMDGYEFYMRVKEEMPELPVILMTAYYYDRDHIIKRSRMRGLEGALFKKPVNPAKLRELLVHVRHKAPLAKTAAATQA, translated from the coding sequence ATGTTATCACTCGACCAAAGCTATCTTCAGCGCCTGGTTGAAAGCTCGCCCGACATCATCATCGCGGTTGACCGCGACGGCACCATCGTCTTCTACAACGACGGCGCGCGCAAAAGCCTGCGCTACTCGTCGGCCGAAATCGTCGGCCAGAAGGTCACCGCAATCTACCTCTCTCTCGACGAGGCGCGCCGGGTGATGAAGGCGATGCGCGAGTCGCGCGATGCCGGCCGCATCTCGAGCTTCGAAACCGTGCTGCGCAGCAAAGACGGCGACCTCATCCCGGTCGCCATCTCGGGTTCCATTATCTACGACCAGAGCGGGGCCGAGACCGGCTCGATCGGCTTCGCCCGCGATATCCGCCTGATGCGCCAGCGCGAGCAGCTCGCGACAGCAGGCGAGATCGCGGTCAGCCTCGCCCACGAGATCAACAACCCGCTCGAATCGATCACCAACAACCTGGAACTGCTGGCGCGATGCGTCGAATCGCACCTGACCGACGCAGAGCTGGTGGTTGAGCACGAACGGCTCGACTCCATCCGCTCCGGACTGCGCCGCGTCCAGGGCATCGTGCGCCGGCTGGACGAAATGGCGCGCAAGGGTGTGTACGAAACCCGCGACTACCTGGCGGGCAAGAAGATGGCCGACCTCGCCCCGCGCAACGAGCCCGAGGAAAACGGCAACGCAGGCGCCGCGGTCGCCAAGACCGCCAACGGATGCGACTGGCCGCTGGCCGGGATGTCGGTGCTGGTGCTCGACGACGATCTCTCGGTGGTGAGCTCGCTCGCCGACGTCCTGCGCGCCGAGCGCTGCCTGGTTCACACGGCGACCCGCCCGAGCGCCGCGCTCGGCATCCTGCGCAACGTGCGCGTGGATGCGGTGATCTCCGACGTCGTGATGCCGGAGATGGACGGCTACGAGTTCTACATGCGGGTCAAGGAAGAGATGCCGGAGCTGCCGGTGATCCTGATGACCGCCTACTATTACGACCGCGACCACATCATAAAGCGCAGCCGGATGCGCGGGCTGGAAGGCGCGCTCTTCAAAAAGCCGGTCAATCCGGCCAAGCTGCGCGAACTCCTGGTCCATGTGCGCCACAAGGCGCCTCTGGCCAAGACAGCTGCGGCAACACAGGCCTGA
- a CDS encoding VWA domain-containing protein, whose amino-acid sequence MAEPLSFEALASREYVLSSAENFVLYVLLEAVARGGAGAAGGSRLPLNLGVVIDRSGSMYDERRLEFVVEAVKFLADNVAPEDKVAIVAFADRAKVIIAPDEIHDKGAVRRAIDDIDLLEIGGGTQMALGMRAAIDEVKKNLSTDRLNRVLVLTDGQTYEETACIDLANQNRDQMSFSAMGVGVEFNEKLLMRIAQDSHGKYHFIGDPAEIPAIFEDELQGLRAVTVRNGRIDITLAQGVQVREAFRASPEIYALGAPLVGDDRRVSYEIGDLEANVPGSVLMTLVLPPRKPGTVRILQSTLRYEVPGVGEQSLERDLTVEYTLDRTLSGKVNARVMNLVDQVSIAKMQARAEEELKAGNVDRATRLLGNAIQGTQRLGNVKATQALMGLMDQVKKTQTLQTKAAKTTLLQAQAVVRKTQMLDPEALKDLSKSDGG is encoded by the coding sequence ATGGCAGAACCCCTGAGCTTCGAGGCGCTGGCGAGCCGCGAGTACGTCCTTTCGAGCGCGGAAAACTTCGTCCTCTACGTCTTGCTGGAGGCAGTCGCGCGCGGCGGCGCCGGCGCCGCCGGCGGTTCGCGCCTGCCGCTCAACCTGGGTGTGGTGATCGATCGCTCGGGCTCGATGTACGACGAGCGGCGGCTGGAATTCGTCGTCGAAGCGGTCAAGTTCCTCGCCGACAACGTCGCCCCGGAGGACAAGGTCGCGATCGTCGCCTTTGCCGATCGGGCCAAGGTGATCATCGCGCCCGACGAGATCCATGACAAGGGCGCCGTGCGCCGCGCGATCGATGACATCGACCTGCTCGAGATCGGCGGTGGCACGCAGATGGCGCTTGGGATGCGGGCGGCGATCGACGAGGTCAAGAAGAATCTCTCCACCGACCGTCTCAACCGCGTGCTGGTGCTGACCGACGGCCAGACCTATGAAGAGACCGCCTGTATCGACCTCGCCAACCAGAACCGCGATCAGATGTCGTTCTCGGCGATGGGCGTCGGTGTCGAGTTCAACGAGAAACTGCTGATGCGGATCGCGCAGGATTCGCACGGCAAATACCATTTCATCGGCGATCCCGCCGAGATTCCCGCCATCTTCGAAGACGAACTCCAGGGCCTGCGCGCGGTGACCGTGCGCAACGGTCGGATCGACATCACGCTCGCCCAAGGCGTGCAGGTGCGCGAGGCGTTTCGCGCCAGCCCCGAGATCTACGCCCTGGGTGCGCCGCTGGTCGGCGACGACCGCCGGGTCAGCTACGAGATCGGCGACCTCGAGGCCAACGTTCCCGGCTCGGTGCTGATGACGCTGGTGCTGCCGCCGCGCAAGCCCGGCACCGTGCGCATCCTGCAATCGACGCTGCGCTACGAGGTTCCTGGCGTCGGCGAGCAGAGCCTCGAACGCGACCTCACCGTGGAGTACACGCTCGACCGCACGCTCAGCGGCAAGGTCAACGCGCGGGTGATGAACCTGGTGGACCAGGTTTCGATCGCCAAGATGCAGGCGCGCGCCGAGGAAGAACTCAAGGCGGGCAACGTCGATCGCGCGACGCGGCTGCTGGGCAACGCCATCCAAGGCACTCAGCGGCTGGGCAACGTCAAGGCGACGCAGGCGCTGATGGGCCTGATGGACCAGGTCAAAAAGACCCAGACTTTGCAGACCAAGGCGGCCAAGACCACGCTGTTGCAGGCGCAAGCGGTGGTGCGCAAGACGCAGATGCTCGATCCGGAGGCGCTTAAAGATCTTTCCAAGTCCGACGGAGGGTGA
- a CDS encoding protein kinase has product MKAGEQLPAGRMLDGRYRVHKVLGQGGMGRVYLANDTRLSSRPVAVKEMIIGDGIAEKKAIEDFAREARVLAVLSHPGIPNVIDYFAENNRHYLVMEFVAGGDLQGMLDKLGPGGRLPEPKVLRWARQILDVLSFLHAQAPPIIYRDLKPGNIMIDKDGRAMLIDFGIARFLPPGGRGTQIGSVGYAPPEQYMGKVEPRSDLYSLAATMHHLLTGRDPQLEPPFSFPPLRDLNPAVSLKTAEVVMRALDKDIEKRPRSARDMMHELPDPGQEPKTAASSGIGAGAGASAAAPIASMPTVVLDRPRPPAAATPPSTGSAPVVLPAATPSGMRATPASGDRTDAAAPSLITSMPTVVLNRPGSPPALPPSHAPARMPTVVPGSPPPMPAEQATPAASAPLMPAAAKAAKVLARSARAVAKRAASRLQAQQSLFANKPVATPSSTARTQDLSRTGPPPASRSSSSSAPPPTPRSASGVPGVFAQKADVAPAHRNGVAAINVNHGAGVDATVGAGAWLIASGNSPRFGVVGSRTVIGRATAGREAPDIDLGILKSGGDRVSYRHAEIIKHGADYYIRDLGSLNGTYITGRGRLGRDQLYKLKDRDQIVCGSAKLEFRKS; this is encoded by the coding sequence ATGAAAGCGGGTGAGCAGCTTCCCGCAGGCCGGATGCTCGACGGTCGCTACCGCGTGCACAAGGTGCTCGGCCAGGGTGGGATGGGACGGGTCTATCTCGCCAACGACACCCGGCTCTCCAGTCGCCCGGTCGCCGTCAAGGAGATGATCATCGGCGACGGGATTGCCGAGAAGAAGGCGATCGAGGACTTCGCGCGCGAGGCGCGCGTACTCGCCGTGCTTTCCCATCCGGGCATCCCCAACGTCATCGACTACTTCGCCGAGAATAATCGCCACTACCTGGTGATGGAGTTCGTTGCTGGCGGCGATTTGCAGGGGATGCTCGACAAGCTCGGCCCCGGCGGCCGGCTGCCCGAGCCCAAGGTGCTGCGCTGGGCGCGCCAGATTCTCGATGTGCTCAGCTTCCTGCACGCGCAGGCGCCGCCGATCATCTACCGCGACCTCAAGCCCGGCAACATTATGATCGACAAGGACGGCCGCGCGATGCTCATCGACTTCGGCATCGCGCGCTTCCTGCCGCCGGGTGGCCGCGGGACTCAGATAGGCTCGGTCGGCTACGCCCCGCCTGAGCAGTACATGGGCAAGGTCGAGCCGCGCTCGGATCTCTACTCGCTTGCCGCCACGATGCATCATCTGCTCACCGGGCGCGACCCGCAGCTCGAGCCGCCGTTCAGCTTCCCGCCGCTGCGCGACCTCAACCCGGCCGTCTCGCTGAAGACGGCCGAGGTCGTAATGCGCGCGCTCGACAAGGACATCGAGAAGCGCCCGCGCTCGGCGCGCGACATGATGCATGAGCTGCCGGATCCGGGACAGGAGCCGAAGACCGCAGCTTCAAGCGGCATCGGCGCGGGTGCCGGTGCTAGCGCGGCAGCGCCGATCGCCTCAATGCCGACGGTCGTACTCGATCGCCCGCGACCGCCCGCGGCGGCTACGCCTCCCTCAACAGGCTCCGCGCCGGTGGTGCTGCCGGCCGCCACGCCCTCCGGAATGCGAGCGACACCGGCGTCCGGCGACAGAACCGATGCTGCGGCGCCGTCGTTAATAACGTCGATGCCGACGGTAGTGCTTAACCGGCCGGGGTCACCGCCCGCGCTTCCGCCGAGTCACGCGCCCGCGCGGATGCCGACGGTTGTGCCCGGGTCACCGCCCCCGATGCCCGCGGAGCAGGCGACGCCAGCGGCTTCCGCACCGTTGATGCCCGCGGCGGCCAAGGCGGCTAAGGTGCTCGCCCGCTCGGCCCGGGCGGTCGCCAAACGCGCGGCGTCTCGTCTCCAGGCGCAGCAGTCGTTATTCGCAAACAAGCCCGTCGCCACGCCCTCTTCGACCGCCAGGACGCAGGACTTGAGCCGCACGGGCCCGCCGCCCGCGTCGCGCTCGTCCTCTTCGTCCGCGCCACCGCCGACTCCGCGCTCTGCCTCCGGCGTGCCGGGCGTCTTTGCGCAAAAGGCCGACGTCGCACCGGCGCACCGCAACGGCGTCGCCGCCATCAACGTCAATCATGGAGCGGGCGTGGATGCGACTGTGGGCGCGGGCGCATGGCTGATCGCCAGTGGCAACTCGCCCCGTTTCGGCGTGGTCGGCAGCCGGACGGTGATCGGACGCGCGACGGCGGGACGGGAAGCGCCGGACATCGATTTGGGCATCCTCAAGAGCGGCGGCGATCGCGTCTCTTATCGCCACGCCGAGATAATCAAGCACGGTGCGGACTATTACATCCGCGATCTTGGCAGCCTCAATGGCACTTACATCACCGGCCGCGGCCGGCTTGGGCGCGACCAGCTTTACAAGCTCAAGGACCGTGACCAAATCGTGTGCGGAAGCGCTAAACTGGAGTTCAGGAAGAGCTAG
- a CDS encoding FHA domain-containing protein: protein MIKCSECGYENIDGLDYCDGCGAKLEAAAAGAAPAGNSGGAAAAPQEAPAPPASAEAAAPAPGAPEPTAPPPSEAPTGEIKPQPETAPAPAAFRAKLQIIRGGRKGHEFPLEDGNNLVGRWDPETGAFPEVDLDQDDPEAKISRKHALIRIEGGKITIEDIGSLNGTYVNRQPRLMPGNPVEIKAGDEIIIGKTFLKLIVEPVS from the coding sequence ATGATCAAGTGCAGCGAATGCGGCTACGAAAATATTGACGGTCTCGATTACTGCGACGGATGTGGGGCCAAGCTCGAAGCGGCCGCCGCCGGCGCCGCGCCGGCCGGCAACAGTGGCGGGGCCGCCGCCGCTCCGCAGGAAGCTCCTGCGCCGCCTGCGAGCGCGGAGGCCGCCGCGCCGGCCCCAGGCGCGCCCGAGCCCACCGCGCCGCCACCCTCCGAGGCGCCCACCGGCGAGATTAAGCCGCAGCCCGAGACGGCGCCCGCGCCCGCCGCCTTTCGCGCCAAGCTGCAAATTATCCGCGGCGGACGCAAGGGACACGAGTTTCCGCTGGAGGACGGCAATAACCTGGTCGGGCGATGGGATCCCGAGACCGGCGCGTTTCCCGAGGTCGACCTCGACCAGGACGACCCCGAGGCCAAGATTTCGCGCAAGCATGCGCTTATTCGGATCGAAGGCGGTAAGATCACCATCGAGGACATCGGCAGTCTCAACGGCACCTACGTCAACCGCCAGCCGCGCCTGATGCCCGGCAATCCGGTGGAGATCAAAGCCGGCGACGAAATCATCATCGGCAAGACCTTCCTCAAGCTCATCGTCGAGCCGGTTTCCTAG